A part of Chanodichthys erythropterus isolate Z2021 chromosome 4, ASM2448905v1, whole genome shotgun sequence genomic DNA contains:
- the smim8 gene encoding small integral membrane protein 8, protein MSPAQDSSSSGKGGAQQPASSSADSGYRSPGLRGVTTTSLFRAVNPELFIKPNKAVMAVGLLSLTLCVGYLGYLHAIRESDQQLYEAVDSDGERYMRRKTSRWD, encoded by the exons ATGAGCCCCGCGCaggacagcagcagcagcggtAAAGGAGGCGCGCAGCAGCCGGCCAGCAGCTCCGCGGACTCGGGCTACAGGAGTCCCGGTCTCCGGGGGGTCACGACCACCTCACTGTTCCGAGCCGTCAACCCGGAGCTCTTCATCAAACCG AATAAAGCGGTGATGGCCGTGGGTCTGCTGAGCCTCACGCTGTGTGTGGGGTATCTGGGATATCTGCACGCCATCAGAGAGAGCGACCAGCAGCTGTACGAGGCCGTGGACAGTGACGGAGAGAGATACATGAGGAGGAAGACCTCCAGATGGGACTga
- the gjb7 gene encoding connexin 28.8, with product MNWGFLENVLSGVNKYSTVVGRVWLSILFVFRILVFVAAAEQVWKDEFKDFICNTQQPGCEQVCFDHFFPISQVRLWAIQLIMVSTPSLLVALHVAYREHRESKHKRRLYQDKGSIDGGLLFTYIMSLVLKTTFEVATLLAFYFLYSGFHVPRLLQCEESPCPNTVDCYIAKATEKKIFLYIMGCTSILCIMLNVVEMVYIISKQCWKCFSKRYVPVHDRCSRPPSTFTLGSPQPLSVSKEEGLHSAPAGKESLTLAAA from the coding sequence ATGAACTGGGGATTCCTGGAGAATGTGTTAAGTGGGGTAAACAAGTACTCGACTGTCGTCGGACGGGTTTGGCTCTCCATCCTCTTCGTGTTCCGCATCCTGGTGTTCGTGGCCGCCGCAGAGCAGGTGTGGAAGGACGAGTTCAAAGACTTCATCTGCAACACGCAGCAGCCGGGCTGTGAGCAGGTTTGCTTCGACCACTTCTTCCCTATCTCTCAAGTGCGCTTATGGGCCATTCAGCTCATCATGGTGTCCACTCCCTCACTCCTCGTGGCTCTGCACGTGGCTTACAGGGAGCACAGAGAGAGCAAGCACAAGAGGAGGCTGTACCAGGACAAAGGCAGCATCGACGGAGGGCTGCTCTTCACCTACATCATGAGCCTGGTCCTCAAAACAACCTTTGAGGTGGCTACTCTACTGGCTTTCTACTTTCTGTACAGTGGCTTCCACGTTCCCCGGTTGCTCCAGTGTGAAGAGAGCCCCTGTCCCAACACCGTGGACTGCTACATCGCAAAAGCCACGGAAAAGAAAATCTTCCTTTACATTATGGGCTGCACGTCTATACTGTGTATTATGCTGAATGTGGTGGAGATGGTGTATATCATATCTAAACAGTGCTGGAAGTGCTTCAGTAAGAGGTACGTTCCTGTGCACGACAGATGTAGCCGGCCTCCCTCCACGTTCACTCTCGGCTCACCACAGCCGCTGTCCGTGTCGAAGGAGGAAGGGCTTCATTCTGCTCCGGCTGGGAAGGAAAGCCTCACGCTTGCTGCTGCATGA
- the znf292b gene encoding zinc finger protein 292b has protein sequence MADEEAEQDRSERSDPSSALNALTTRLEDIAAALKNSQESPDERASQYCYEFCQTLVEYASLWRIEEEPLPVLEVYIKALLSFAQASPYLSAQCEKVPVVLERLSLSCAELLISMPQNIPDALWDRFRSSVQIAHPLLQEKGISHLLILATIAREQGVWTNPTLTGILINDMPPQEKVHEFLTLEGPTLLRMRVKHLIKESCVDQAASLAKACAEFSEFQEKGHFKQMYLVCLCTVAPQELVMEELSKVDCRDALEMICNLEADGDEKAAFTLCSGFLTRQILQEDTYCAWELTLFWGKLLKRLEPSDQGFLDRCRQMSFLSKTVFHLLFFIKVIQSEMDKVGLSTCVEICIRALRLESCEGSTKATVCKTISCLLPSDLEVKRACQLTEFLLEPTVDSYYAVETLYNEPDQKLDEEDLPVPNSLRCELLLVLKTQWPFDPEFWNWKALKRHCLGLMGEEASIVSSIDELNDGDLEGLGEDISIFSEEFKDVSQRFLDTTNELNEIEDQKQKNREMKKLREKGFVSARFRNWQAYMQYCVLCDKEFLGHRIVRHAQTHFKDGHYSCPICLETFETKETLEPHVASHVKLSCKERLAAMKTSKQLANPKTAAPVIAALKAKSSENQVRKTKTKNNSGGQSNKLSNGAANDSDGLDFKNGCEGNICPVQSCRRGFKYFRNLVAHVKDHGDNEEAKCFLEMQNSKVVCQYCRRQFVSVDHLNDHLQVHCGTKPYICIQLNCKASFDSNAELIVHKKDHPVFKAKCMFPGCGKIFYEAYKLYDHEAQHYKTFTCKAPDCGKVFHSQSELDLHAEVHVAKEEGQGTDSQIIQPAEPHPDHSDQMDQGSAQPGSLSVTHLNDNGTGSQVDHPSGMPTIKHSVEKMLNSAFTLSAQECAQSGTSKPEQHPIHQHIPQINNHLGQSAVGTHTPHLIQHRPEESLLEALMSDSDPMPSTSSYQSVLEDFLPVPPADGQPQTADPGTTPLYNNNNGVFRQYSPNPLAPVQTSYQNLCSSNMTSPAQTSHSTTPLVSLGQMLPPVSQTLPLQMASVPNNGQVLENKSVKAVDMNVKNKERHKCHFETCTRDYSSYRSVTKHMRAVHPEFYTQWKLAKKNNVAIQSTLRSVPVNGTLNTVVNPQDQLGQRVTGPGVQTPNPLSQPSSYPTNCANPNYPSVSSQVNASPRHIRTNEMDNILDPIVLSQLGNGTNQPQMAADHVWGPRNNSVLQQQICNSQSITQNMNTLPSNHFTRMNAASSEDGQQRGMSYTTLQPQNNTVYPAPAQAECVQKLNGTSEESLHSVGSLNPPQQVMGPNVVLAVNSVVETNLGSAQMSMLPSFTDSLNNSVSKESSADYTQQTKDKFSAVTNTQCAVKSERALGLPLPNNETPPSNTSSQSCQNNNGNVSSDKGKKRVKRSSRTKWPAIVKDGKFICCRCYREFPSPKSLGGHLSKRAHCKPFDEADLTADLPSSFLDLLNSPHPTSSSYFNLPQNKGPLDPKLFPNVTYPQANGTYNSKDSQSGEVLKQSTSNLCMSSGQEQQTVPNPCAPYAQSSRMSETSVIQHTGSVKHQLPASYSEMSNTLFNDDVSDPLLTQLLADDQSTSSLNSGSSDHVNQILQAETLNKIKELKEKTTDSASDLSNDGLLAAMASLTQNLVSEKSVKERLREQILAGDLYKKSSLPRGSSVDSSYSQMSVASPDIGDSQHTSNLIENAPQSEQQPVGNADKVPVEAVSQLSDVRPDDGLMHTVSSVSSGSAVNDQSNSMPITEMDEVLELQKALENLDLDREISEVIKTVACINEVPKTVTDPAMSVAQPNKPESNDLPKEIPIYVKPFACETNGCNYSAMTKDALFKHLVKLHNYTDKMLNQMKDQFNVAPFRCQKCSKAFTRNSNLKAHYMSVHNFSQEEIKRMKIRPKPNPRLLDSDGGSPCPVPEFPSPVKITPCVDARKQQRVIKCTSVSKTEGNVKILHCITPSLVKQSVFVPQGKSPALGTQTVTPMPVQPSVIVSGRSSVTPRMDQNTNGFSPKSSVFGQTHVSPLKEILPIAPFTQNPTAAVQTLNQSLDKKPKPTKPRVAKPKESPKKTKEKKAEVDDAFSPYRPYRCVHQGCVAAFTIQHNLILHYKAVHQSALPKFEVNIQDEQNEEEVEDKDRNEEGEDKLDADITEVDEFRCQVKDCSCIFQSVPDLLQHYLQLHKLTLEKAGAMMCSINLGRFQCDQPDCSETFTAFWKYISHVDKEHKETNLSKVVPVEGMFRCPVDGCECAYSTRSNLLRHTMKKHQDRYKRLLINPREGGSGVKLGRPRKYEIDVVEKENRETNKKPIKKVALKKVGLKKEALKKVALKKRKAKKNNWTKYGKPILKTQEEASAMCTKRLQLQYACMIKGCETVTSSERNIMKHYLQHGLPKQYLEEQRSNFIYCKKIPRSRYKRIASRSDDTDKSEESSIETTENDEVAEPSQSESEFSKPTSEKESTEDVDLSDAKPSTDTCSEISVVVKRRRGRPRKGQGVKKCFGPKRITRLRTARSSEVNYVDMNTDSMSSTTTMTQEDVSGQNTPLSSFKPMGFEVSFLQFLQQSNTSQKRKATVPLNGNAHKRLQTAFHLKTATVVCKRADAQLHSREVLKLVEFKNPQKLTSLGNVTFEVQKVFSGVLEILLKQLHELRPTVILEKHN, from the exons ATGGCGGACGAGGAGGCCGAGCAGGACCGCAGCGAGCGGAGCGACCCTTCCAGCGCTTTAAACGCGCTCACAACGCGACTGGAGGACATAGCAGCGGCTCTGAAAAACAGCCAGGAGTCTCCCGACGAGCGTGCGTCACAGTACTGCTATGAGTTCTGTCAG ACATTGGTGGAGTATGCCAGTCTGTGGAGGATTGAGGAGGAGCCGTTACCAGTACTGGAGGTTTATATCAAGGCACTGCTGAGCTTTGCACAGGCGTCCCCGTACCTCTCTGCCCAGTGTGAAAAGGTGCCGGTTGTGCTTGAAAGGCTCTCACT GAGTTGTGCAGAGCTGCTGATTTCTATGCCCCAGAATATCCCAGATGCATTGTGGGACAGGTTTAGGTCATCTGTCCAG ATCGCCCATCCTCTTCTGCAAGAGAAGGGAATCAGTCATCTCCTCATTCTAGCCACCATCGCACGAGAGCAAGGGGTCTGGACCAATCCTACATTGACGGGCATTCTCATAAATGACATGCCACCGCAAGAGAAAG TCCATGAGTTCCTCACCCTGGAAGGGCCAACACTTCTGAGGATGCGAGTGAAGCACCTGATCAAAGAGAGCTGTGTAGATCAGGCTGCATCGTTGGCCAAGGCCTGTGCTGAGTTCTCTGAATTTCAGGAGAAAGGACACTTTAAGCAGATGTACCTGGTTTGTTTGTGCACTGTTGCTCCACAGGAACTTGTAATGGAAGAG CTGTCAAAAGTGGACTGTCGTGATGCTTTAGAGATGATTTGTAACCTTGAGGCTGATGGTGATGAGAAAGCTGCATTTACATTGTGTTCTGGGTTTTTAACACGTCAAATTCTACAGGAGGATACCTACTGTGCTTG GGAGTTGACTCTGTTCTGGGGAAAACTGCTCAAACGATTAGAGCCTTCAGATCAAGGCTTTTTGGACAGATGCCGTCAGATGTCATTTCTGTCTAAAACTGTGTTCCACCTACTCTTTTTCATCAAAGTCATCCAGTCAGAA ATGGACAAAGTTGGACTTTCGACTTGTGTTGAGATCTGCATACGAGCTCTGCGATTGGAATCGTGCGAAGGAAGCACCAAGGCCACTGTCTGCAAAACCATTTCCTGCCTCTTACCCTCTGACCTGGAGGTCAAAAGGGCCTGCCAATTGACAGAGTTTCTTCTGGAGCCAACCGTGGACTCTTACTATGCAGTGGAAACTCTTTACAATGAGCCAGACCAGAAGCTAGACGAGGAAGACCTACCGGTACCAAACTCACTGCGCTGTGAGCTCCTTTTAGTCCTCAAAACCCAGTGGCCTTTTGATCCTGAGTTCTGGAACTGGAAGGCATTAAAACGCCACTGTTTAGGTCTTATGGGGGAGGAGGCCTCAATTGTGTCCTCCATTGATGAACTGAACGATGGTGACCTTGAGGGCTTAGGGGAAGACATCAGCATATTTAGTGAGGAGTTCAAGGATGTCTCACAGCGTTTTTTGGATACCACTAATGAACTAAATGAAATAGAAGATCAGAAGCAGAAAAACAGAGAGATGAAAAAGTTGAGAGAAAAAGGGTTTGTCTCAGCTAGGTTTAGAAACTGGCAGGCTTACATGCAATACTGTGTTTTATGTGATAAGGAGTTTCTTGGTCACCGAATTGTGCGTCATGCACAGACTCACTTCAAAGATGGACATTACAGCTGCCCGATATGTTTAGAgacatttgaaacaaaagagaCTCTTGAACCACATGTCGCATCACATGTTAAACTTTCTTGCAAAGAGCGCCTCGCTGCAATGAAGACTAGTAAGCAGTTAGCCAACCCCAAAACAGCTGCTCCTGTCATAGCTGCCCTGAAAGCTAAAAGCAGTGAAAATCAGGTGCGTAAGACCAAGACAAAAAATAACAGTGGTGGGCAATCCAACAAACTTAGTAATGGAGCTGCCAATGATTCTGATGGCTTAGACTTCAAAAATGGTTGTGAAGGGAATATTTGTCCAGTCCAGAGCTGCAGGAGGGGATTTAAATATTTCCGAAATCTTGTTGCCCATGTGAAAGATCATGGCGACAATGAGGAAGCGAAGTGCTTCCTTGAAATGCAGAACTCAAAAGTGGTGTGCCAGTATTGCCGTCGTCAGTTTGTCAGTGTTGATCACCTAAATGATCACCTCCAGGTGCACTGTGGCACCAAACCCTACATTTGCATACAGCTTAATTGCAAAGCCAGCTTTGACTCCAATGCCGAACTTATCGTACATAAGAAAGACCACCCAGTCTTCAAGGCTAAGTGTATGTTTCCGGGTTGCGGCAAGATTTTTTATGAAGCCTACAAACTGTATGACCATGAGGCACagcattataaaacatttacctGCAAAGCACCAGACTGTGGTAAAGTGTTTCATTCGCAGTCTGAGTTAGACCTCCATGCAGAGGTCCATGTTGCAAAAGAGGAAGGCCAAGGCACTGACAGTCAAATTATTCAACCAGCAGAACCTCATCCAGACCACTCTGATCAAATGGATCAAGGCTCTGCTCAGCCTGGCTCTCTCTCAGTCACCCATTTGAATGACAACGGCACAGGGTCTCAAGTGGATCATCCATCTGGCATGCCGACTATAAAGCATTCTGTTGAAAAGATGCTAAATAGCGCTTTTACACTTTCTGCTCAAGAGTGTGCCCAATCTGGGACAAGTAAACCTGAACAACATCCCATCCATCAGCATATCCCTCAGATCAATAACCACCTGGGCCAGTCAGCTGTGGGCACTCACACGCCTCACTTAATTCAGCATAGACCGGAGGAATCTCTTTTGGAGGCCTTGATGAGTGATTCAGATCCTATGCCATCTACATCTTCATACCAGAGTGTATTAGAGGACTTTCTGCCTGTCCCACCAGCTGATGGTCAGCCGCAGACAGCTGATCCAGGTACTACTCCATTATACAACAATAACAATGGAGTATTTCGGCAGTACAGTCCTAATCCTTTAGCTCCGGTTCAAACATCATATCAGAACCTGTGTAGTAGCAACATGACCTCTCCAGCACAGACTTCCCACAGTACAACACCACTTGTCTCATTGGGTCAGATGCTTCCTCCTGTTTCTCAGACACTTCCTCTACAAATGGCTTCTGTACCAAATAATGGACAAGTATTGGAGAACAAATCTGTGAAAGCAGTAGATATGAATGTGAAAAACAAAGAGAGACACAAATGTCACTTTGAAACATGTACTCGAGACTATAGCTCTTACAGAAGTGTTACTAAGCACATGAGGGCTGTTCATCCTGAATTTTACACACAGTGGAAGCTAGCAAAGAAGAACAATGTTGCAATCCAATCCACACTCAGATCTGTTCCTGTAAACGGAACCCTCAATACAGTTGTGAATCCACAAGACCAGCTGGGCCAAAGAGTCACTGGCCCTGGTGTTCAGACACCGAATCCCCTTAGCCAGCCTTCTTCCTATCCAACCAACTGTGCAAACCCCAACTATCCTTCTGTCTCTTCTCAAGTCAATGCTTCCCCAAGGCATATCCGTACCAATGAAATGGACAATATATTAGATCCTATTGTTCTCTCTCAGCTTGGAAATGGTACAAATCAGCCTCAAATGGCAGCAGACCATGTGTGGGGCCCCAGGAACAATTCAGTACTCCAACAGCAAATATGTAATTCTCAATCAATAACCCAAAATATGAACACActtcctagcaaccattttactCGCATGAATGCAGCTTCTAGTGAGGATGGACAGCAGAGAGGTATGAGCTATACTACTCTACAACCGCAGAATAATACAGTTTACCCAGCACCAGCTCAAGCGGAATGCGTTCAAAAACTCAATGGCACCTCAGAAGAAAGTCTACATTCAGTTGGCAGTCTCAATCCACCCCAACAAGTCATGGGTCCTAATGTAGTGTTAGCCGTTAATTCTGTAGTAGAAACAAATTTGGGATCTGCTCAAATGTCCATGTTGCCCTCTTTCACTGACAGTTTGAACAATTCAGTTTCCAAAGAGTCTTCAGCAGATTACACGCAGCAAACAAAAGATAAATTCTCTGCAGTAACCAACACTCAGTGTGCGGTGAAGTCGGAGAGAGCTTTAGGTTTACCACTCCCTAACAATGAAACTCCCCCATCAAACACCAGTTCTCAAAGTTGTCAGAATAACAATGGAAATGTGTCCAGTGATAAAGGCAAAAAAAGAGTTAAACGAAGCAGCAGAACAAAATGGCCTGCAATTGTTAAAGATGGCAAGTTCATTTGCTGCAGATGTTATAGAGAATTCCCGAGTCCTAAATCTCTGGGAGGGCATTTGTCAAAACGGGCTCATTGCAAACCATTTGATGAAGCTGACCTGACAGCAGACCTCCCCAGCTCATTTCTTGATCTTCTTAACTCTCCTCATCCAACATCATCCTCATATTTCAACCTGCCACAGAATAAGGGCCCTCTTGATCCAAAACTATTCCCAAATGTCACTTATCCCCAAGCCAATGGCACCTACAATAGCAAAGACTCACAGTCGGGGGAAGTGTTAAAGCAAAGCACGTCAAATCTGTGTATGAGCTCTGGACAAGAACAGCAGACGGTTCCAAACCCCTGTGCTCCATATGCTCAGAGCAGTCGTATGTCAGAAACTAGTGTCATACAGCATACTGGTAGTGTCAAACATCAGCTACCAGCGAGTTATTCTGAGATGTCGAACACCCTGTTTAATGATGATGTCAGTGATCCTCTTCTTACTCAATTATTGGCTGATGACCAGTCTACATCCAGCCTGAATAGCGGTTCATCAGATCATGTCAATCAAATTCTTCAAGCTGAaactttaaacaaaattaaagagCTCAAGGAAAAAACAACCGACAGTGCAAGTGACTTATCAAATGATGGACTTCTGGCAGCCATGGCAAGTCTTACTCAAAACCTTGTGTCTGAAAAGAGTGTCAAAGAAAGACTACGTGAGCAGATATTGGCTGGagacctttacaaaaaaagcagTTTGCCTCGTGGATCAAGTGTTGACAGTTCCTACTCACAAATGTCTGTTGCAAGTCCTGACATTGGGGATTCACAGCATACCTCAAACTTGATTGAGAATGCACCTCAAAGTGAGCAACAACCTGTGGGAAATGCAGACAAGGTCCCTGTCGAGGCAGTTTCACAATTGAGTGACGTGAGGCCAGATGATGGTTTAATGCACACTGTTTCTTCTGTGTCTTCGGGAAGTGCCGTCAACGATCAGTCCAACAGTATGCCCATAACCGAGATGGATGAAGTGTTGGAACTCCAAAAAGCTCTTGAGAATCTTGACCTTGACAGAGAAATCAGTGAGGTTATCAAAACTGTAGCTTGCATCAATGAGGTTCCCAAAACTGTTACTGATCCTGCAATGAGTGTTGCACAGCCTAATAAGCCAGAGTCCAATGATTTACCCAAGGAGATACCAATTTATGTGAAGCCATTTGCATGCGAGACAAATGGTTGTAATTACAGTGCCATGACGAAAGATGCTCTTTTTAAACACCTTGTCAAGCTCCACAATTACACAGATAAAATGCTTAATCAAATGAAAGACCAGTTTAATGTCGCCCCTTTCAGGTGTCAAAAATGTTCCAAGGCCTTCACACGCAACTCCAATCTCAAAGCCCATTATATGTCAGTTCATAACTTTTCACAGGAAGAAATAAAGAGGATGAAAATCAGGCCTAAGCCCAATCCTAGGCTCCTGGATAGTGATGGAGGAAGCCCTTGTCCAGTGCCAGAATTCCCCAGTCCAGTTAAAATCACTCCATGCGTGGATGCACGTAAACAGCAGAGAGTTATTAAATGTACGTCAGTCTCCAAAACAGAAGGAAATGTCAAAATATTACATTGCATCACTCCATCGCTTGTCAAGCAATCTGTATTTGTACCTCAAGGCAAAAGTCCTGCACTGGGAACACAGACAGTAACTCCGATGCCTGTTCAGCCATCAGTGATTGTGTCTGGTCGTTCTTCAGTGACTCCAAGAATGGATCAGAACACGAATGGGTTTTCCCCAAAGTCCTCTgtttttggtcaaacccatgtGTCACCACTAAAAGAGATTCTGCCCATAGCCCCTTTTACCCAGAATCCTACAGCAGCAGTACAGACATTAAATCAGTCATTGGACAAAAAGCCGAAACCTACCAAGCCTCGAGTGGCAAAGCCAAAAGAATctcccaaaaaaacaaaagagaaaaaagcaGAGGTGGATGACGCTTTTAGTCCTTATAGACCTTATCGTTGTGTTCACCAGGGCTGTGTGGCAGCTTTTACAATCCAACACAATTTGATCCTACATTATAAAGCTGTGCATCAGTCTGCTTTGCCTAAATTTGAGGTCAACATTCAAGATGAACAAAACGAAGAGGAGGTCGAGGACAAGGATAGAAATGAGGAGGGGGAAGACAAATTAGATGCAGACATAACGGAAGTGGATGAGTTCAGGTGTCAAGTCAAAGACTGTTCTTGCATTTTTCAGTCAGTTCCAGACTTACTCCAGCACTACCTTCAGCTCCACAAATTAACCCTTGAGAAAGCAGGAGCAATGATGTGCAGTATCAACCTGGGCAGGTTTCAATGTGATCAGCCAGACTGCTCAGAGACCTTCACTGCTTTCTGGAAATATATCAGCCATGTTGACAAAGAGCATAAAGAAACCAATCTCTCAAAAGTTGTCCCCGTGGAAGGGATGTTCAGATGTCCAGTGGATGGATGCGAATGCGCTTATAGCACACGGTCAAATCTACTGCGGCACACCATGAAGAAACACCAAGACCGGTACAAACGGCTGCTCATAAACCCACGAGAAGGTGGGAGTGGGGTTAAACTTGGTCGTCCCAGGAAGTATGAAATTGATGTTGTCGAGAAGGAAAACCGAGAGACTAACAAGAAACCCATTAAGAAGGTAGCTCTTAAGAAAGTAGGTCTTAAGAAGGAAGCTCTTAAGAAGGTAGctcttaaaaagagaaaagctaaaaaaaacaattggacCAAATATGGGAAACCCATTTTGAAAACGCAAGAAGAAGCCTCTGCCATGTGCACCAAACGGTTACAGCTGCAGTATGCTTGTATGATAAAGGGTTGCGAAACGGTGACCAGTTCTGAGCGAAATATCATGAAGCATTATCTTCAGCACGGGCTCCCAAAACAGTACCTTGAAGAACAGAGGAGCAACTTTATATACTGTAAAAAGATACCCCGGTCCAGATATAAGCGCATCGCTTCCAGAAGCGATGACACTGATAAGTCAGAGGAGAGCTCCATTGAGACGACTGAGAATGATGAAGTCGCTGAGCCCAGCCAGAGTGAATCAGAGTTCTCAAAGCCCACCTCTGAGAAAGAAAGCACAGAGGACGTTGATCTGTCTGATGCCAAGCCTTCTACAGACACATGCTCGGAGATATCAGTGGTGGTTAAACGACGGAGGGGACGTCCACGCAAGGGCCAGGGTGTAAAGAAGTGCTTCGGACCTAAAAGGATAACGAGATTGAGGACTGCAAGGAGTTCTGAAGTAAATTATGTGGACATGAACACCGATTCCATGTCCTCCACCACTACCATGACACAGGAAGATGTGTCTGGTCAAAATACACCACTAAGTTCGTTCAAGCCCATGGGTTTTGAGGTGTCCTTTCTTCAGTTTCTCCAGCAATCGAATACTTCCCAGAAGAGAAAGGCAACGGTACCTCTGAACGGAAATGCACATAAAAGATTGCAGACTGCTTTCCACCTAAAAACCGCGACAGTTGTGTGCAAAAGAGCTGATGCGCAATTGCACTCGAGAGAGGTCCTGAAACTTGTTGAATTTAAAAATCCCCAAAAGTTGACCTCACTAGGCAATGTCACTTTTGAGGTGCAAAAAGTTTTTTCTGGTGTCCTTGAAATTCTTCTTAAGCAGCTTCATGAATTGCGTCCCACAGTGATCCTTGAAAAACATAACTAG
- the LOC137019440 gene encoding 5-hydroxytryptamine receptor 1E, giving the protein MEMERYLGESAGALANSTNTTATPRAAFSIEVLSERLAVVALLALLTLLTAVVNGAVIAAICTTKKLHLPANYLICSLAITDFLVAVLVMPISILYITTETWLLGPFVCEAWLSVDMTCCTCSILHLCVIALDRYWAITKAIEYARKRTARRAAVMVVIVWVISIFISIPPLFWRQRGDGSGPQQCIIEHDHVGYTIYSTFGAFYIPMTLILILYSRIYSAAKTLYQKRGSSRHLSSRSTDSQNSVNHCRVTHAFCLSDVSTSDPTVEFDRNNIAVRVPPFDMDAAEQDERNQICTSRERKAARILGLILGAFILCWLPFFMKELLVGLMLLNPSPHVSDALTWLGYVNSLINPLLYTSFNEDFKQAFKRLIRRKEHT; this is encoded by the coding sequence ATGGAAATGGAGCGCTACCTGGGAGAAAGCGCCGGTGCTCTGGCCAACAGCACCAACACCACTGCCACACCAAGAGCGGCATTTAGCATCGAGGTGTTGTCGGAGCGACTAGCCGTGGTGGCTCTGCTGGCGTTGCTGACGCTGCTGACGGCCGTGGTGAACGGCGCAGTCATCGCCGCCATCTGCACCACAAAGAAGCTCCACCTGCCAGCAAACTACCTCATCTGCTCACTGGCTATCACTGACTTCCTGGTGGCCGTGCTAGTCATGCCCATCAGCATCCTGTACATCACCACCGAGACGTGGTTGCTGGGGCCGTTCGTGTGCGAGGCGTGGCTGAGCGTCGACATGACCTGCTGCACCTGCTCCATCCTGCACCTGTGCGTGATCGCACTGGACCGCTACTGGGCCATCACTAAAGCCATCGAGTACGCCCGCAAGAGGACAGCCCGGCGCGCCGCCGTCATGGTGGTCATCGTGTGGGTGATTTCCATCTTCATCTCCATACCGCCTCTGTTCTGGAGGCAACGCGGGGATGGCAGCGGCCCGCAGCAGTGCATCATCGAGCATGACCACGTGGGCTACACCATCTACTCCACGTTTGGTGCTTTCTACATCCCCATGACTCTGATACTCATCCTGTACTCACGCATCTACAGCGCCGCCAAGACGCTGTACCAGAAGCGTGGCTCTTCGCGGCACCTCAGCAGCCGCAGCACTGACAGCCAGAACTCTGTGAACCACTGCCGGGTCACGCACGCCTTCTGCCTCTCGGATGTGTCCACCTCTGACCCCACTGTGGAATTCGACCGGAACAACATAGCCGTTCGCGTACCACCGTTCGATATGGACGCGGCGGAGCAGGACGAGAGAAATCAGATCTGTACGTCTCGGGAGAGGAAGGCGGCGCGGATTTTGGGCCTCATCCTGGGAGCCTTCATCCTGTGCTGGCTGCCGTTCTTCATGAAAGAGCTGCTGGTGGGCTTGATGTTGCTGAACCCCTCGCCTCACGTGTCGGATGCGCTCACCTGGCTGGGCTACGTCAACTCACTCATTAATCCGCTACTGTACACCAGCTTCAACGAGGACTTTAAACAAGCTTTCAAGAGACTGATCAGGCGTAAGGAGCACACATAG